From the Chitinolyticbacter meiyuanensis genome, one window contains:
- a CDS encoding RNA polymerase sigma factor gives MHAAQSALSQFLASVERRAYKHAAYAVRDDEAALDIVQDAMMRLAERYADKPHEEWPMLFQRILQNAIRDHMRRQKVRNWWVTLFSSFRKDDDEDGSDPLDWLPEQPQAANPEDERIQAQTMALIEAGVARLPARQREAFLLRYWEEFDTAETARIMGCSEGSVKTHCSRATQALADWMRQHGINWQQTEARGGDHG, from the coding sequence ATGCACGCCGCGCAGTCCGCATTGTCCCAGTTCCTCGCCTCGGTCGAGCGCCGTGCCTACAAGCACGCCGCCTATGCCGTGCGCGACGACGAGGCGGCGCTCGACATCGTGCAGGACGCGATGATGCGGCTGGCTGAGCGCTACGCCGACAAGCCGCATGAAGAGTGGCCGATGCTGTTCCAGCGCATACTGCAGAATGCCATCCGCGACCATATGCGACGGCAGAAGGTACGCAACTGGTGGGTGACGCTGTTCTCGTCGTTCCGCAAGGACGACGACGAGGACGGCAGCGACCCGCTCGACTGGCTGCCCGAACAGCCGCAGGCGGCCAACCCCGAGGACGAGCGCATCCAGGCGCAGACCATGGCGCTGATCGAGGCTGGTGTCGCACGTTTGCCGGCACGTCAACGCGAAGCCTTCCTGCTGCGTTACTGGGAAGAGTTCGACACCGCCGAGACCGCCCGCATCATGGGCTGCTCGGAAGGCAGCGTGAAGACGCACTGTTCGCGTGCCACGCAGGCATTGGCGGACTGGATGCGGCAGCACGGTATAAACTGGCAACAGACGGAAGCTCGGGGAGGCGATCATGGCTGA
- a CDS encoding DUF3619 family protein produces the protein MADNLHDDAVVACVCTALDAAPLSPAVATRLAQARQRAVAPAARPFSLTHWLSRQFGSHPTAWGAGLAFGLAIAFGGVWQWQQVRALDANVDLQLLADDVPLDMYVSNDFEKWTAATN, from the coding sequence ATGGCTGACAATCTGCACGACGATGCGGTCGTGGCTTGCGTGTGCACTGCACTCGACGCAGCCCCGCTCAGCCCGGCCGTCGCCACCCGCCTGGCCCAGGCACGCCAGCGTGCCGTTGCGCCGGCAGCAAGACCGTTTTCGCTGACCCACTGGCTGTCACGCCAGTTCGGCTCCCATCCCACCGCTTGGGGCGCCGGTCTGGCCTTCGGGCTGGCCATCGCATTTGGCGGCGTGTGGCAATGGCAGCAGGTGCGCGCGCTCGACGCCAATGTCGACCTGCAGTTGCTGGCCGACGACGTGCCACTCGACATGTACGTAAGCAACGATTTCGAGAAATGGACTGCCGCCACCAACTGA
- a CDS encoding DUF3106 domain-containing protein — protein sequence MDCRHQLIALLLALPAFACAQEWGSLSPGARAVLAPLASQWGSLDAEEQQRLSHLAERYPQLPPEKQARVRERIGRWATLSPSERARARENYQRFKEMPPDQRRDAIERYRREHDDGPPRGRHGGGPRDKDR from the coding sequence ATGGACTGCCGCCACCAACTGATCGCCCTGCTGCTGGCACTGCCGGCTTTCGCCTGCGCCCAGGAATGGGGTAGCCTGAGCCCCGGCGCGCGCGCAGTGCTGGCGCCGCTGGCCTCGCAGTGGGGCTCGCTCGATGCCGAGGAACAGCAACGGCTGTCGCACCTCGCCGAGCGCTATCCGCAGCTACCGCCGGAGAAGCAGGCACGAGTGCGCGAGCGCATCGGGCGCTGGGCGACGCTGTCGCCCTCCGAGCGCGCCCGGGCACGCGAGAACTACCAACGCTTCAAGGAAATGCCGCCGGATCAGCGACGCGATGCGATCGAGCGCTATCGGCGCGAGCACGATGATGGCCCACCGCGTGGACGGCACGGCGGCGGCCCACGCGACAAGGACAGGTAA